The following nucleotide sequence is from Bacillota bacterium.
GGGCCTAAGTTTATATTTGTTTTTTGCTTCTACACCTTGCTGGTAACTCTTTAGACCAGGGGAGCAATCGCTCGAGATTCTGTGGGTCTGAGATGTCCATGTTCGGCATCTCCTCGAAGAGGTACTCAAGGTATGTATATGGGTTAAGACCGTTCTCCTTTGCCGTCTCCACAATGCTGTAGATGGTGGCGCTAGCTTTCGCGCCGCGCGGGGCATTGCAAAACAACCAGCCTTTCCGGTTATGCTCTTAAGAACATAACCGGAATTATGCTCAGACACTATTTATGTGCAGTTAATTCCCCGCGCTGAAAGAGACCGAGAAGACCGCGTGCTATCTGCCAATTGACCGACACAAAGACTCCGCATAACTGTCCATAATGTCACAGGCTCAATAAGAGCTAAGAGGGGGTGACATTATGGAAACGAGAGAATCATTGACTTCCCAGATTGCTGACTATGAGGCATTCCTGAGAGAAGAGTACCAGCCAAGTACCATTAAGGGCTACAAAAAGGCAGTGCAGCGCTTTGTTGAATGGGTGAAAGAAACACAACCAGCATCGGAAACACAGATCGAACCATTAATGCTGGAGTACATTAATCCCAACAACCAAGTCGATGGACGGCACA
It contains:
- a CDS encoding transposase domain-containing protein — its product is MFCNAPRGAKASATIYSIVETAKENGLNPYTYLEYLFEEMPNMDISDPQNLERLLPWSKELPARCRSKKQI